The following DNA comes from Gemmatimonadota bacterium.
CCGGACGCCGACCACGGCCGCTCCGGGCAGGGAGGAAAGCAGGACCCTCCGGATGGAATTACCGATCGTCGTCCCGAATCCCCGCTCCAGCGGCTCGATCACGAACCTGGTGTAGCCATCGGTTACTGTATCGTCTTCGACTAAGACGCCTCTCGGCATCTGGAAATTCTTTAATTTCATAGCGTATGTTGCCCCTCGTCGCGCGCTGCGAGTGAACACATTGATGGCAGTGTGACGGCCCTACTTCGAATACAACTCGATGATCAGCTGTTCCTGTACAGGTGTCGGTATGTTTTCCCGGATTGGGTCTTCCAGCAACCGTCCGGCCAGCGTGGTCTTGTCCAGGTCCAGCCAGTTTACCGCGGGCCGCTGGTTCGCGGCGCTCAAGGAAGCGTGAATACAGTCGAGCTGGCGGCTCTTCTCCTTGACCTGTATGGTCTCACCCGTACGGACGATGTACGAGGGGATATTGACGATGCGGTCGTTCACCACGATATGGCGATGGCGGACCAGCTGGCGCGCCGCTTTGCGCGACGGCGCGAAACCGAGGCGGTACACGATGTTGTCCAGCCGGGTTTCGAGCAGCTGCAGGAGGCGTTCGCCCGTGTTGCCCTTTGTCCGGGCCGCCTTCGCGAAGTACGAACGGAACTGTCCTTCGCCGATTCCGTACGTCTTGCGCGTCTTCTGCTTCTCACGCAGGCGAATCCCGTATTCCGTGGGCTTCCTGCGCCCGACCGAACCATGCTGGCCCGGCGGGAAAGCGCGGCGGTCCACCGCGCATTTCTCAGAAAAGCACCGATCGCCTTTCAGGAACAACTTCACGCCTTCCCGTCGGCAGATTCGACAGTTGGCGTCCGTATAACGAGACATGTTTTCTCCTATTACGCTCGAGCCGGGCGGCCTGCGCCAGTCGGGCCGCTTCCGGCCCCGGCGTCCGCCCGTTGATTCACGATCAGACGCGACGTCTTTTCGGAGGCCGGCATCCGTTGTGGGGAATAGGTGTTACGTCCTTGATAGCGGAAATCTCGAGGCCCGCTGCCTGCAGGGCCCGAATGGCCGATTCGCGGCCGGCGCCGGGTCCCTTCACCCAGACCTCGACGCGCTTCAATCCCAGTTCGATGGCTTCCTTGGCCGCGGCTTCCGCGGCGATCTGCGCGGCGAAAGGCGTACTCTTCCGGGAGTTGCGGAACGTACCGCCCTTGCCGCCGCTCGACCAGCTGATCGTGTGTCCCTGCAGATCGGCGAGGGTAACGATCGTATTGTTGAACGTCGCCTTGATATGGGCCACGCCTATGGAGTCCACGTGCCGGTCTCGTCTCCGGGCGCGGCTTCGTCTAGCATTAGCCAACCTTCTACCTCCACGGTTTAAAAGTTACTCGCTAAGTCTTCTTGCGCTTCGCACCGATGGTGCGCCGCGGTCCCTTGCGTATTCGGGAATTCGTACGGGTCCGCTGTCCCCGCACCGGCAGCCCGCGGCGGTGGCGCAGGCCCCGGTAACAACCGATGTCCATCAGTCGCCTTATGTTGAACGTGATGTCGCCGCGCAGCGCGCCCTCGACCTGGTAATCGTTTTCGATGCTCTGGCGGAGCTTCGTGATCTCCCGGTCGGTCAGGTCCCGGACGCGGGTCTCCGGATCGATGCCGGTCGCGTCGAGCACCTTGCGGGCGGTTGTCAGTCCGATTCCGAAAATGTAGGTAATGCCGATCTCCACGCGCTTGTCGCGGGGCAGATCT
Coding sequences within:
- the rpsD gene encoding 30S ribosomal protein S4 is translated as MSRYTDANCRICRREGVKLFLKGDRCFSEKCAVDRRAFPPGQHGSVGRRKPTEYGIRLREKQKTRKTYGIGEGQFRSYFAKAARTKGNTGERLLQLLETRLDNIVYRLGFAPSRKAARQLVRHRHIVVNDRIVNIPSYIVRTGETIQVKEKSRQLDCIHASLSAANQRPAVNWLDLDKTTLAGRLLEDPIRENIPTPVQEQLIIELYSK
- the rpsK gene encoding 30S ribosomal protein S11; the protein is MANARRSRARRRDRHVDSIGVAHIKATFNNTIVTLADLQGHTISWSSGGKGGTFRNSRKSTPFAAQIAAEAAAKEAIELGLKRVEVWVKGPGAGRESAIRALQAAGLEISAIKDVTPIPHNGCRPPKRRRV
- the rpsM gene encoding 30S ribosomal protein S13, which translates into the protein MARIAGIDLPRDKRVEIGITYIFGIGLTTARKVLDATGIDPETRVRDLTDREITKLRQSIENDYQVEGALRGDITFNIRRLMDIGCYRGLRHRRGLPVRGQRTRTNSRIRKGPRRTIGAKRKKT